The following proteins are co-located in the Vicugna pacos chromosome 3, VicPac4, whole genome shotgun sequence genome:
- the LOC116277659 gene encoding protocadherin beta-15-like isoform X1 has product METERERFPKLRQVLLFVLLAQTCAEQEDYSIAEETDRGSIVANLAKDIGLGVGELPWRRARVVFNNHKRHFQLNLQTGDLQVNEKLDREELCGHIEPCVLQFQVLLEEPLEVYRFKLLVNDINDNSPVFPETEMILKILENTLPGTVFPLKNAQDLDVGINNIQNYTVYPSSHFHVLTRIGGEGRKYPELVLLKALDREEQPELRLTLTAVDGGAPPKTGTALVLVDVLDINDNAPEFVQPVYHVQILENSTLGSLIVTVSARDLDTGINGEVFYSFFYADEEITKTFALNELTGEIKIIKKLDFEKIMSYEVDIKASDGAGLSGKCMVKIQVVDINDNSPELTVASLISLIPENSPKTTIALFSVQDRDSGENGRMICYIQEDVPFTLKPSIENFYKLVTEGVLDRETKAEYNITITVTDMGTPRLKTEHNITVLVSDVNDNAPAFTQASYTLRVRENNSPALHIGTVSATDTDAGANAQVTYSLLPPADPHVPLASLVSINADNGHLFALRSLDYEALRAFEFRVGAADRGSPPLSSQALVRVLVEDDNDNAPFVLYPLQNTSAPCTELLPRAAEPGYLVTKVVAVDGDAGQNAWLSYQLLKATEPGLFGVWAHNGEVRTARPLSERDAARHRLLVLVKDNGQPPLSASVTLHVLLVDGFSQPHLPPPEAEAEAAAAAPADALTVYLVVALASVSSLFLFSVLVFVAVRLCGRGGAARAGRCSVPEGPFPGHLVDVSGTGTLSHSYQYEVCLTGDSGSNEFKFLKPVLPNILGQDVGRKLETTSVLIACSNSVPNYYSEEDISLPIVGHYGL; this is encoded by the exons ATGGAGACTGAAAGGGAGCGCTTTCCTAAACTAAGGCAAgttcttctctttgttttgctGGCTCAGACTTGCGCGGAGCAGGAAGATTACAGCATCGCAGAAGAAACCGACAGAGGTTCTATTGTGGCCAATCTAGCAAAGGATATAGGGCTAGGGGTAGGAGAGCTGCCTTGGAGGAGGGCTCGGGTCGTTTTTAATAATCACAAGAGACATTTTCAGCTGAACCTTCAGACTGGAGATTTACAAGTAAATGAGAAACTGGATCGGGAAGAACTGTGTGGCCACATTGAGCCTTGTGTGCTGCAATTCCAAGTGTTACTGGAAGAACCTTTGGAGGTATATAGGTTTAAGCTTTTGGTTAATGATATAAATGACAATTCCCCCGTGTTCCCAGAGACagaaatgattttgaaaattctggaaaatactCTCCCAGGAACTGTGTTTCCCCTAAAAAATGCACAAGATTTGGATGTAGGCATCAATAACATTCAGAACTACACCGTCTACCCCAGCTCTCATTTCCACGTTCTTACCCGCATTGGTGGTGAGGGCAGAAAGTACCCGGAGCTGGTTCTGCTCAAAGCTCTAGACAGAGAGGAGCAGCCTGAGCTCAGGTTAACCCTCACCGCAGTAGATGGTGGAGCTCCTCCTAAAACTGGGACTGCACTGGTCCTCGTTGATGTCTTGGACATCAATGACAATGCCCCTGAGTTTGTGCAGCCAGTCTATCATGTGCAGATCCTGGAAAACAGTACCCTGGGATCCCTTATTGTCACTGTTTCTGCTAGAGATTTAGACAcgggaataaatggagaagtatTCTACTCATTTTTTTATGCTGATGAAGAGATTACTAAGACATTTGCACTTAATGAACTAAcaggagaaattaaaataattaagaaactagattttgaaaaaattatgtcATATGAGGTAGATATTAAAGCCTCTGATGGGGCAGGTCTTTCTGGAAAATGCATGGTCAAAATACAAGTGGTGGATATAAATGACAACAGTCCAGAACTGACGGTGGCTTCACTTATAAGCCTTATCCCGGAAAATTCCCCCAAGACTACCATAGCTCTTTTCAGTGTTCAAGACCGAGACTCTGGGGAAAATGGAAGGATGATTTGTTACATTCAAGAGGATGTTCCCTTCACTCTAAAACCTTCCATTGAGAATTTCTACAAGCTTGTAACAGAAGGAGTGCTGGACAGAGAGACCAAAGCTGAATATAACATAACCATCACGGTCACAGATATGGGAACCCCCAGGCTGAAAACGGAGCACAACATAACGGTGCTGGTGTCCGACGTCAACGACAACGCCCCCGCCTTCACCCAGGCCTCCTACACCCTGCGGGTCCGCGAGAACAACAGCCCCGCGCTGCACATCGGCACCGTCAGCGCCACAGACACAGACGCAGGCGCCAACGCCCAGGTCACCTACTCGCTGCTGCCGCCCGCCGACCCGCACGTGCCCCTGGCCTCCCTCGTGTCCATCAACGCCGACAACGGCCACCTGTTCGCCCTGCGGTCCCTGGACTACGAGGCCCTGCGCGCCTTCGAGTTCCGCGTGGGCGCCGCCGACCGCGGCTCGCCGCCGCTGAGCAGCCAGGCGCTGGTGCGCGTGCTCGTGGAGGACGACAACGACAACGCGCCCTTCGTGCTGTACCCGCTGCAGAACACCTCGGCGCCCTGCACCGAGCTGCTGCCCAGGGCGGCCGAGCCGGGCTACCTGGTGACCAAGGTGGTGGCGGTGGACGGCGACGCGGGCCAGAACGCCTGGCTGTCGTACCAGCTGCTCAAGGCCACGGAGCCCGGGCTGTTCGGCGTGTGGGCGCACAACGGCGAGGTGCGCACGGCCAGGCCGCTGAGCGAGCGCGACGCGGCCAGGCACAGGCTGCTGGTGCTGGTCAAGGACAACGGCCAGCCGCCGCTGTCGGCCAGCGTCACGCTGCACGTGCTGCTGGTGGACGGCTTCTCGCAGCCCCACCTGCCGCCCCCGGAAGCGGAAGcggaggcggcggccgcggcgccgGCCGACGCGCTCACCGTCTACCTGGTGGTGGCCTTGGCGTCCGTGTCGTCGCTCTTCCTCTTCTCGGTGCTGGTGTTCGTGGCGGTGCGGCtgtgcgggcggggcggggcggcgcgggCGGGTCGCTGCTCGGTGCCCGAGGGCCCCTTCCCGGGCCACCTGGTGGACGTCAGCGGCACCGGGACCCTGTCCCACAGCTACCAGTATGAGGTGTGTCTGACGGGAGATTCTGGGAGTAATGAGTTCAAATTCTTGAAGCCTGTCTTACCCAATATTCTAGGTCAGGACGTTGGGAGGAAGCTGGAG ACAACCAGTGTTTTAATTGCCTGTTCTAATTCTGTACCAAACTATTACTCTGAGGAGGATATATCTCTGCCCATCGTTGGACACTATGGGCTGTAA
- the LOC116277659 gene encoding protocadherin beta-15-like isoform X4 translates to MSYEVDIKASDGAGLSGKCMVKIQVVDINDNSPELTVASLISLIPENSPKTTIALFSVQDRDSGENGRMICYIQEDVPFTLKPSIENFYKLVTEGVLDRETKAEYNITITVTDMGTPRLKTEHNITVLVSDVNDNAPAFTQASYTLRVRENNSPALHIGTVSATDTDAGANAQVTYSLLPPADPHVPLASLVSINADNGHLFALRSLDYEALRAFEFRVGAADRGSPPLSSQALVRVLVEDDNDNAPFVLYPLQNTSAPCTELLPRAAEPGYLVTKVVAVDGDAGQNAWLSYQLLKATEPGLFGVWAHNGEVRTARPLSERDAARHRLLVLVKDNGQPPLSASVTLHVLLVDGFSQPHLPPPEAEAEAAAAAPADALTVYLVVALASVSSLFLFSVLVFVAVRLCGRGGAARAGRCSVPEGPFPGHLVDVSGTGTLSHSYQYETTSVLIACSNSVPNYYSEEDISLPIVGHYGL, encoded by the exons atgtcATATGAGGTAGATATTAAAGCCTCTGATGGGGCAGGTCTTTCTGGAAAATGCATGGTCAAAATACAAGTGGTGGATATAAATGACAACAGTCCAGAACTGACGGTGGCTTCACTTATAAGCCTTATCCCGGAAAATTCCCCCAAGACTACCATAGCTCTTTTCAGTGTTCAAGACCGAGACTCTGGGGAAAATGGAAGGATGATTTGTTACATTCAAGAGGATGTTCCCTTCACTCTAAAACCTTCCATTGAGAATTTCTACAAGCTTGTAACAGAAGGAGTGCTGGACAGAGAGACCAAAGCTGAATATAACATAACCATCACGGTCACAGATATGGGAACCCCCAGGCTGAAAACGGAGCACAACATAACGGTGCTGGTGTCCGACGTCAACGACAACGCCCCCGCCTTCACCCAGGCCTCCTACACCCTGCGGGTCCGCGAGAACAACAGCCCCGCGCTGCACATCGGCACCGTCAGCGCCACAGACACAGACGCAGGCGCCAACGCCCAGGTCACCTACTCGCTGCTGCCGCCCGCCGACCCGCACGTGCCCCTGGCCTCCCTCGTGTCCATCAACGCCGACAACGGCCACCTGTTCGCCCTGCGGTCCCTGGACTACGAGGCCCTGCGCGCCTTCGAGTTCCGCGTGGGCGCCGCCGACCGCGGCTCGCCGCCGCTGAGCAGCCAGGCGCTGGTGCGCGTGCTCGTGGAGGACGACAACGACAACGCGCCCTTCGTGCTGTACCCGCTGCAGAACACCTCGGCGCCCTGCACCGAGCTGCTGCCCAGGGCGGCCGAGCCGGGCTACCTGGTGACCAAGGTGGTGGCGGTGGACGGCGACGCGGGCCAGAACGCCTGGCTGTCGTACCAGCTGCTCAAGGCCACGGAGCCCGGGCTGTTCGGCGTGTGGGCGCACAACGGCGAGGTGCGCACGGCCAGGCCGCTGAGCGAGCGCGACGCGGCCAGGCACAGGCTGCTGGTGCTGGTCAAGGACAACGGCCAGCCGCCGCTGTCGGCCAGCGTCACGCTGCACGTGCTGCTGGTGGACGGCTTCTCGCAGCCCCACCTGCCGCCCCCGGAAGCGGAAGcggaggcggcggccgcggcgccgGCCGACGCGCTCACCGTCTACCTGGTGGTGGCCTTGGCGTCCGTGTCGTCGCTCTTCCTCTTCTCGGTGCTGGTGTTCGTGGCGGTGCGGCtgtgcgggcggggcggggcggcgcgggCGGGTCGCTGCTCGGTGCCCGAGGGCCCCTTCCCGGGCCACCTGGTGGACGTCAGCGGCACCGGGACCCTGTCCCACAGCTACCAGTATGAG ACAACCAGTGTTTTAATTGCCTGTTCTAATTCTGTACCAAACTATTACTCTGAGGAGGATATATCTCTGCCCATCGTTGGACACTATGGGCTGTAA
- the LOC116277659 gene encoding protocadherin beta-15-like isoform X3 → MSYEVDIKASDGAGLSGKCMVKIQVVDINDNSPELTVASLISLIPENSPKTTIALFSVQDRDSGENGRMICYIQEDVPFTLKPSIENFYKLVTEGVLDRETKAEYNITITVTDMGTPRLKTEHNITVLVSDVNDNAPAFTQASYTLRVRENNSPALHIGTVSATDTDAGANAQVTYSLLPPADPHVPLASLVSINADNGHLFALRSLDYEALRAFEFRVGAADRGSPPLSSQALVRVLVEDDNDNAPFVLYPLQNTSAPCTELLPRAAEPGYLVTKVVAVDGDAGQNAWLSYQLLKATEPGLFGVWAHNGEVRTARPLSERDAARHRLLVLVKDNGQPPLSASVTLHVLLVDGFSQPHLPPPEAEAEAAAAAPADALTVYLVVALASVSSLFLFSVLVFVAVRLCGRGGAARAGRCSVPEGPFPGHLVDVSGTGTLSHSYQYETAEAAAIEEYKNPRRSEKLESCRLGMEGHLCGCDSSDNQCFNCLF, encoded by the exons atgtcATATGAGGTAGATATTAAAGCCTCTGATGGGGCAGGTCTTTCTGGAAAATGCATGGTCAAAATACAAGTGGTGGATATAAATGACAACAGTCCAGAACTGACGGTGGCTTCACTTATAAGCCTTATCCCGGAAAATTCCCCCAAGACTACCATAGCTCTTTTCAGTGTTCAAGACCGAGACTCTGGGGAAAATGGAAGGATGATTTGTTACATTCAAGAGGATGTTCCCTTCACTCTAAAACCTTCCATTGAGAATTTCTACAAGCTTGTAACAGAAGGAGTGCTGGACAGAGAGACCAAAGCTGAATATAACATAACCATCACGGTCACAGATATGGGAACCCCCAGGCTGAAAACGGAGCACAACATAACGGTGCTGGTGTCCGACGTCAACGACAACGCCCCCGCCTTCACCCAGGCCTCCTACACCCTGCGGGTCCGCGAGAACAACAGCCCCGCGCTGCACATCGGCACCGTCAGCGCCACAGACACAGACGCAGGCGCCAACGCCCAGGTCACCTACTCGCTGCTGCCGCCCGCCGACCCGCACGTGCCCCTGGCCTCCCTCGTGTCCATCAACGCCGACAACGGCCACCTGTTCGCCCTGCGGTCCCTGGACTACGAGGCCCTGCGCGCCTTCGAGTTCCGCGTGGGCGCCGCCGACCGCGGCTCGCCGCCGCTGAGCAGCCAGGCGCTGGTGCGCGTGCTCGTGGAGGACGACAACGACAACGCGCCCTTCGTGCTGTACCCGCTGCAGAACACCTCGGCGCCCTGCACCGAGCTGCTGCCCAGGGCGGCCGAGCCGGGCTACCTGGTGACCAAGGTGGTGGCGGTGGACGGCGACGCGGGCCAGAACGCCTGGCTGTCGTACCAGCTGCTCAAGGCCACGGAGCCCGGGCTGTTCGGCGTGTGGGCGCACAACGGCGAGGTGCGCACGGCCAGGCCGCTGAGCGAGCGCGACGCGGCCAGGCACAGGCTGCTGGTGCTGGTCAAGGACAACGGCCAGCCGCCGCTGTCGGCCAGCGTCACGCTGCACGTGCTGCTGGTGGACGGCTTCTCGCAGCCCCACCTGCCGCCCCCGGAAGCGGAAGcggaggcggcggccgcggcgccgGCCGACGCGCTCACCGTCTACCTGGTGGTGGCCTTGGCGTCCGTGTCGTCGCTCTTCCTCTTCTCGGTGCTGGTGTTCGTGGCGGTGCGGCtgtgcgggcggggcggggcggcgcgggCGGGTCGCTGCTCGGTGCCCGAGGGCCCCTTCCCGGGCCACCTGGTGGACGTCAGCGGCACCGGGACCCTGTCCCACAGCTACCAGTATGAG acagcagaagcagcagcaataGAAGAATACAAAAATCCAAGGAGATCCGAGAAACTGGAGTCCTGCAGGCTGGGGATGGAAGGGCACCTGTGTGGCTGTGATTCCTCAG ACAACCAGTGTTTTAATTGCCTGTTCTAA
- the LOC116277659 gene encoding protocadherin beta-15-like isoform X5, with protein sequence MSYEVDIKASDGAGLSGKCMVKIQVVDINDNSPELTVASLISLIPENSPKTTIALFSVQDRDSGENGRMICYIQEDVPFTLKPSIENFYKLVTEGVLDRETKAEYNITITVTDMGTPRLKTEHNITVLVSDVNDNAPAFTQASYTLRVRENNSPALHIGTVSATDTDAGANAQVTYSLLPPADPHVPLASLVSINADNGHLFALRSLDYEALRAFEFRVGAADRGSPPLSSQALVRVLVEDDNDNAPFVLYPLQNTSAPCTELLPRAAEPGYLVTKVVAVDGDAGQNAWLSYQLLKATEPGLFGVWAHNGEVRTARPLSERDAARHRLLVLVKDNGQPPLSASVTLHVLLVDGFSQPHLPPPEAEAEAAAAAPADALTVYLVVALASVSSLFLFSVLVFVAVRLCGRGGAARAGRCSVPEGPFPGHLVDVSGTGTLSHSYQYEEPHNFADTIECCGRQSNCPLKTSAS encoded by the exons atgtcATATGAGGTAGATATTAAAGCCTCTGATGGGGCAGGTCTTTCTGGAAAATGCATGGTCAAAATACAAGTGGTGGATATAAATGACAACAGTCCAGAACTGACGGTGGCTTCACTTATAAGCCTTATCCCGGAAAATTCCCCCAAGACTACCATAGCTCTTTTCAGTGTTCAAGACCGAGACTCTGGGGAAAATGGAAGGATGATTTGTTACATTCAAGAGGATGTTCCCTTCACTCTAAAACCTTCCATTGAGAATTTCTACAAGCTTGTAACAGAAGGAGTGCTGGACAGAGAGACCAAAGCTGAATATAACATAACCATCACGGTCACAGATATGGGAACCCCCAGGCTGAAAACGGAGCACAACATAACGGTGCTGGTGTCCGACGTCAACGACAACGCCCCCGCCTTCACCCAGGCCTCCTACACCCTGCGGGTCCGCGAGAACAACAGCCCCGCGCTGCACATCGGCACCGTCAGCGCCACAGACACAGACGCAGGCGCCAACGCCCAGGTCACCTACTCGCTGCTGCCGCCCGCCGACCCGCACGTGCCCCTGGCCTCCCTCGTGTCCATCAACGCCGACAACGGCCACCTGTTCGCCCTGCGGTCCCTGGACTACGAGGCCCTGCGCGCCTTCGAGTTCCGCGTGGGCGCCGCCGACCGCGGCTCGCCGCCGCTGAGCAGCCAGGCGCTGGTGCGCGTGCTCGTGGAGGACGACAACGACAACGCGCCCTTCGTGCTGTACCCGCTGCAGAACACCTCGGCGCCCTGCACCGAGCTGCTGCCCAGGGCGGCCGAGCCGGGCTACCTGGTGACCAAGGTGGTGGCGGTGGACGGCGACGCGGGCCAGAACGCCTGGCTGTCGTACCAGCTGCTCAAGGCCACGGAGCCCGGGCTGTTCGGCGTGTGGGCGCACAACGGCGAGGTGCGCACGGCCAGGCCGCTGAGCGAGCGCGACGCGGCCAGGCACAGGCTGCTGGTGCTGGTCAAGGACAACGGCCAGCCGCCGCTGTCGGCCAGCGTCACGCTGCACGTGCTGCTGGTGGACGGCTTCTCGCAGCCCCACCTGCCGCCCCCGGAAGCGGAAGcggaggcggcggccgcggcgccgGCCGACGCGCTCACCGTCTACCTGGTGGTGGCCTTGGCGTCCGTGTCGTCGCTCTTCCTCTTCTCGGTGCTGGTGTTCGTGGCGGTGCGGCtgtgcgggcggggcggggcggcgcgggCGGGTCGCTGCTCGGTGCCCGAGGGCCCCTTCCCGGGCCACCTGGTGGACGTCAGCGGCACCGGGACCCTGTCCCACAGCTACCAGTATGAG GAGCCTCATAACTTTGCGGATACTATAGAATGCTGTGGTAGGCAGAGCAATTGCCCCCTAAAGACATCAGCATCCTAA
- the LOC116277659 gene encoding protocadherin beta-15-like isoform X2, with amino-acid sequence METERERFPKLRQVLLFVLLAQTCAEQEDYSIAEETDRGSIVANLAKDIGLGVGELPWRRARVVFNNHKRHFQLNLQTGDLQVNEKLDREELCGHIEPCVLQFQVLLEEPLEVYRFKLLVNDINDNSPVFPETEMILKILENTLPGTVFPLKNAQDLDVGINNIQNYTVYPSSHFHVLTRIGGEGRKYPELVLLKALDREEQPELRLTLTAVDGGAPPKTGTALVLVDVLDINDNAPEFVQPVYHVQILENSTLGSLIVTVSARDLDTGINGEVFYSFFYADEEITKTFALNELTGEIKIIKKLDFEKIMSYEVDIKASDGAGLSGKCMVKIQVVDINDNSPELTVASLISLIPENSPKTTIALFSVQDRDSGENGRMICYIQEDVPFTLKPSIENFYKLVTEGVLDRETKAEYNITITVTDMGTPRLKTEHNITVLVSDVNDNAPAFTQASYTLRVRENNSPALHIGTVSATDTDAGANAQVTYSLLPPADPHVPLASLVSINADNGHLFALRSLDYEALRAFEFRVGAADRGSPPLSSQALVRVLVEDDNDNAPFVLYPLQNTSAPCTELLPRAAEPGYLVTKVVAVDGDAGQNAWLSYQLLKATEPGLFGVWAHNGEVRTARPLSERDAARHRLLVLVKDNGQPPLSASVTLHVLLVDGFSQPHLPPPEAEAEAAAAAPADALTVYLVVALASVSSLFLFSVLVFVAVRLCGRGGAARAGRCSVPEGPFPGHLVDVSGTGTLSHSYQYEVCLTGDSGSNEFKFLKPVLPNILGQDVGRKLEVKPTFQNSLGI; translated from the coding sequence ATGGAGACTGAAAGGGAGCGCTTTCCTAAACTAAGGCAAgttcttctctttgttttgctGGCTCAGACTTGCGCGGAGCAGGAAGATTACAGCATCGCAGAAGAAACCGACAGAGGTTCTATTGTGGCCAATCTAGCAAAGGATATAGGGCTAGGGGTAGGAGAGCTGCCTTGGAGGAGGGCTCGGGTCGTTTTTAATAATCACAAGAGACATTTTCAGCTGAACCTTCAGACTGGAGATTTACAAGTAAATGAGAAACTGGATCGGGAAGAACTGTGTGGCCACATTGAGCCTTGTGTGCTGCAATTCCAAGTGTTACTGGAAGAACCTTTGGAGGTATATAGGTTTAAGCTTTTGGTTAATGATATAAATGACAATTCCCCCGTGTTCCCAGAGACagaaatgattttgaaaattctggaaaatactCTCCCAGGAACTGTGTTTCCCCTAAAAAATGCACAAGATTTGGATGTAGGCATCAATAACATTCAGAACTACACCGTCTACCCCAGCTCTCATTTCCACGTTCTTACCCGCATTGGTGGTGAGGGCAGAAAGTACCCGGAGCTGGTTCTGCTCAAAGCTCTAGACAGAGAGGAGCAGCCTGAGCTCAGGTTAACCCTCACCGCAGTAGATGGTGGAGCTCCTCCTAAAACTGGGACTGCACTGGTCCTCGTTGATGTCTTGGACATCAATGACAATGCCCCTGAGTTTGTGCAGCCAGTCTATCATGTGCAGATCCTGGAAAACAGTACCCTGGGATCCCTTATTGTCACTGTTTCTGCTAGAGATTTAGACAcgggaataaatggagaagtatTCTACTCATTTTTTTATGCTGATGAAGAGATTACTAAGACATTTGCACTTAATGAACTAAcaggagaaattaaaataattaagaaactagattttgaaaaaattatgtcATATGAGGTAGATATTAAAGCCTCTGATGGGGCAGGTCTTTCTGGAAAATGCATGGTCAAAATACAAGTGGTGGATATAAATGACAACAGTCCAGAACTGACGGTGGCTTCACTTATAAGCCTTATCCCGGAAAATTCCCCCAAGACTACCATAGCTCTTTTCAGTGTTCAAGACCGAGACTCTGGGGAAAATGGAAGGATGATTTGTTACATTCAAGAGGATGTTCCCTTCACTCTAAAACCTTCCATTGAGAATTTCTACAAGCTTGTAACAGAAGGAGTGCTGGACAGAGAGACCAAAGCTGAATATAACATAACCATCACGGTCACAGATATGGGAACCCCCAGGCTGAAAACGGAGCACAACATAACGGTGCTGGTGTCCGACGTCAACGACAACGCCCCCGCCTTCACCCAGGCCTCCTACACCCTGCGGGTCCGCGAGAACAACAGCCCCGCGCTGCACATCGGCACCGTCAGCGCCACAGACACAGACGCAGGCGCCAACGCCCAGGTCACCTACTCGCTGCTGCCGCCCGCCGACCCGCACGTGCCCCTGGCCTCCCTCGTGTCCATCAACGCCGACAACGGCCACCTGTTCGCCCTGCGGTCCCTGGACTACGAGGCCCTGCGCGCCTTCGAGTTCCGCGTGGGCGCCGCCGACCGCGGCTCGCCGCCGCTGAGCAGCCAGGCGCTGGTGCGCGTGCTCGTGGAGGACGACAACGACAACGCGCCCTTCGTGCTGTACCCGCTGCAGAACACCTCGGCGCCCTGCACCGAGCTGCTGCCCAGGGCGGCCGAGCCGGGCTACCTGGTGACCAAGGTGGTGGCGGTGGACGGCGACGCGGGCCAGAACGCCTGGCTGTCGTACCAGCTGCTCAAGGCCACGGAGCCCGGGCTGTTCGGCGTGTGGGCGCACAACGGCGAGGTGCGCACGGCCAGGCCGCTGAGCGAGCGCGACGCGGCCAGGCACAGGCTGCTGGTGCTGGTCAAGGACAACGGCCAGCCGCCGCTGTCGGCCAGCGTCACGCTGCACGTGCTGCTGGTGGACGGCTTCTCGCAGCCCCACCTGCCGCCCCCGGAAGCGGAAGcggaggcggcggccgcggcgccgGCCGACGCGCTCACCGTCTACCTGGTGGTGGCCTTGGCGTCCGTGTCGTCGCTCTTCCTCTTCTCGGTGCTGGTGTTCGTGGCGGTGCGGCtgtgcgggcggggcggggcggcgcgggCGGGTCGCTGCTCGGTGCCCGAGGGCCCCTTCCCGGGCCACCTGGTGGACGTCAGCGGCACCGGGACCCTGTCCCACAGCTACCAGTATGAGGTGTGTCTGACGGGAGATTCTGGGAGTAATGAGTTCAAATTCTTGAAGCCTGTCTTACCCAATATTCTAGGTCAGGACGTTGGGAGGAAGCTGGAGGTAAAGCCAACTTTCCAGAATAGTTTAGGTATTTGA